In one window of Microcaecilia unicolor chromosome 9, aMicUni1.1, whole genome shotgun sequence DNA:
- the LOC115477514 gene encoding ankyrin repeat and BTB/POZ domain-containing protein BTBD11-like: MARRGKTVVRTLEDLTLDSGYGGAADSVRSSNLSLCSDSHPVYPHGANCWHLTDSMHSRHNSFDTVNTVLAEDSEVLDCSGQCSRLPDLEEVPWTLEEVEALLKKEPTVAAPSKDAISKLSSLASRALIRIAKEAQRLSLRFAKCTKYEIQSAMEIALAWSLASSCTAAALSALSLYNMSTGDRFSRGKSTRCGLTYSVGKFYRWMVDSKVALRIHEHSAIYLTACLETIFKEVQRRLLAMPRSDKETEAPRFTVESLEQVISSDPELWGLLQPYQHLICGKNASGE, translated from the coding sequence ATGGCAAGGAGAGGTAAGACAGttgtgaggacgctggaggattTGACCCTGGATTCTGGTTATGGTGGAGCTGCAGATTCAGTCAGATCGTCCAACTTATCCCTGTGTTCCGATTCTCATCCGGTTTACCCCCATGGAGCAAACTGTTGGCATTTAACTGACTCCATGCACAGTAGACACAACAGTTTTGATACAGTCAACACTGTCCTGGCTGAAGACTCCGAGGTCCTGGACTGCTCGGGACAGTGCTCCAGGCTGCCCGACCTCGAGGAGGTCCCTTGGACTCTGGAAGAGGTGGAAGCTCTGCTCAAGAAGGAGCCGACGGTGGCTGCTCCTAGCAAGGATGCCATCAGCAAGCTGTCCTCCCTGGCCAGTCGGGCCCTGATCAGGATCGCCAAAGAGGCTCAGCGGCTGAGCCTCCGCTTCGCCAAATGCACCAAGTACGAAATCCAAAGCGCGATGGAGATCGCACTGGCTTGGAGCCTGGCCTCCAGCTGCACGGCGGCGGCCCTGAGCGCCCTGTCCCTCTACAACATGAGCACCGGTGACCGCTTCAGCAGAGGCAAGTCCACCCGCTGTGGCCTCACCTACTCGGTGGGCAAGTTCTATCGGTGGATGGTGGACAGCAAGGTGGCCTTGAGGATCCACGAACACTCGGCCATCTATCTGACCGCCTGTCTGGAGACCATATTCAAGGAGGTCCAGCGGAGGCTGCTGGCGATGCCCCGCTCCGATAAGGAGACCGAGGCGCCCAGGTTCACTGTAGAATCACTGGAGCAGGTGATCAGCAGCGACCCGGAGCTGTGGGGACTGCTGCAACCCTACCAGCATCTCATCTGTGGCAAGAATGCAAGTGGTGAGTAG